A section of the Oreochromis niloticus isolate F11D_XX linkage group LG9, O_niloticus_UMD_NMBU, whole genome shotgun sequence genome encodes:
- the gcm2 gene encoding chorion-specific transcription factor GCMb isoform X1: MSRAEEREEADCVCSVGMKLTWDINDPKLPQDTKQFDPFQEWTDGYVRYIYSAEDKNAQRHLSGWAMRNTNNHNCQILKKSCLGVVVCSRGCTLPDGSRLQLRPAICDKARQKQQKKLCPNCNAALELLPCRGHSGYPVTNFWRVDGKAIFFQAKGVHDHPRPESKSETEARRSSVKRRVNSPPFTPKRRLIETQALGPALLSCVEPTDRISFIEPNFPQHYPAFQSPEPYYNPHNALGESAPTLQKPANPRLYMSRPGYDFQGYLTSPSYPVTSDLCDPRVAPVLGSSSSSSSSSAPLSSSSTSFDPQTKTSSGWKELLKNSAPYSDNHHYYSTEYPCRYASNTPGSPAALQTIITTTTKVSYQPCPKPPAALPPYQSCPKPSVGLPSYQACAPSKPAGLPGCSSLLDDPSSSSYSTEVKVTEESGGVIKSLSFQPEPLQTKTERADGYDYRYSYPNTYRYDDY; this comes from the exons ATGTCCCGTGCCGAGGAGCGCGAGGAGGCGGACTGCGTGTGTTCCGTCGGGATGAAGTTAACGTGGGACATCAATGACCCCAAGCTGCCCCAG GACACGAAGCAGTTTGACCCGTTCCAGGAGTGGACAGACGGTTACGTTCGGTACATTTATAGCG CTGAAGATAAGAATGCTCAGAGACATCTGTCTGGCTGGGCAATGAGaaacaccaacaaccacaactgtcAGATCTTGAAGAAATCGTGTTTAGGTGTGGTGGTTTGTTCTCGAGGCTGCACGCTGCCTGACGGATCCAGACTTCAGCTTCGACCTGCCATCTGTGATAAAGCCCGGCAGAAACAGCAGA AGAAGCTTTGTCCGAACTGTAATGCTGCTCTGGAGCTGCTCCCATGCCGTGGTCACAGTGGTTACCCTGTCACCAACTTCTGGAGAGTTGATGGAAAGGCTATCTTCTTCCAG GCAAAAGGCGTTCATGATCATCCCAGACCAGAGTCCAAATCAGAGACTGAAGCCAGAAGGAGTTCAGTAAAGAGACGAGTCAACTCACCTCCATTCACACCAAAGAGACGACTCATTGAAACACAG GCTCTTGGCCCTGCGCTCCTCTCCTGCGTTGAACCAACGGATAGGATTTCCTTCATTGAACCGAACTTCCCTCAGCACTACCCAGCATTTCAAAGCCCAGAACCCTACTACAACCCCCACAATGCACTGGGAGAGAGCGCACCAACACTTCAGAAACCAGCCAATCCCAGGCTTTATATGAGCAGGCCCGGATATGACTTCCAAGGATACCTGACCTCACCTTCATatcctgtgacctctgacctttgcgACCCTAG AGTGGCCCCGGTCCTGGGTTCCTCATCCTCCTCGTCTTCATCGTCAGCTCCTCTCTCCTCATCCTCCACCTCCTTTGACCCCCAGACAAAGACCTCTTCTGGATGGAAAGAACTGCTGAAGAACTCTGCCCCCTACAGTGACAACCACCATTACTACAGCACCGAGTACCCTTGCCGTTATGCCAGCAACACCCCAGGTTCGCCAGCAGCACTGCAGACCATCATTACAACGACAACCAAG GTCTCCTATCAACCATGTCCGAAGCCTCCTGCTGCTCTCCCTCCTTACCAGTCATGTCCCAAACCCTCTGTCGGCCTGCCCTCTTACCAGGCCTGCGCTCCCTCCAAACCTGCTGGCCTTCCTGGCTGCTCCTCCTTACTAGACGATCCCTCCTCATCCTCGTACTCCACCGAGGTGAAGGTGACAGAGGAGTCGGGCGGAGTCATCAAGTCTCTATCCTTCCAGCCTGAGCCTCTGCAGACCAAAACCGAACGGGCTGACGGCTACGACTACCGCTACTCGTACCCCAATACGTACCGCTACGATGACTACTGA
- the gcm2 gene encoding chorion-specific transcription factor GCMb isoform X2 gives MRNTNNHNCQILKKSCLGVVVCSRGCTLPDGSRLQLRPAICDKARQKQQKKLCPNCNAALELLPCRGHSGYPVTNFWRVDGKAIFFQAKGVHDHPRPESKSETEARRSSVKRRVNSPPFTPKRRLIETQALGPALLSCVEPTDRISFIEPNFPQHYPAFQSPEPYYNPHNALGESAPTLQKPANPRLYMSRPGYDFQGYLTSPSYPVTSDLCDPRVAPVLGSSSSSSSSSAPLSSSSTSFDPQTKTSSGWKELLKNSAPYSDNHHYYSTEYPCRYASNTPGSPAALQTIITTTTKVSYQPCPKPPAALPPYQSCPKPSVGLPSYQACAPSKPAGLPGCSSLLDDPSSSSYSTEVKVTEESGGVIKSLSFQPEPLQTKTERADGYDYRYSYPNTYRYDDY, from the exons ATGAGaaacaccaacaaccacaactgtcAGATCTTGAAGAAATCGTGTTTAGGTGTGGTGGTTTGTTCTCGAGGCTGCACGCTGCCTGACGGATCCAGACTTCAGCTTCGACCTGCCATCTGTGATAAAGCCCGGCAGAAACAGCAGA AGAAGCTTTGTCCGAACTGTAATGCTGCTCTGGAGCTGCTCCCATGCCGTGGTCACAGTGGTTACCCTGTCACCAACTTCTGGAGAGTTGATGGAAAGGCTATCTTCTTCCAG GCAAAAGGCGTTCATGATCATCCCAGACCAGAGTCCAAATCAGAGACTGAAGCCAGAAGGAGTTCAGTAAAGAGACGAGTCAACTCACCTCCATTCACACCAAAGAGACGACTCATTGAAACACAG GCTCTTGGCCCTGCGCTCCTCTCCTGCGTTGAACCAACGGATAGGATTTCCTTCATTGAACCGAACTTCCCTCAGCACTACCCAGCATTTCAAAGCCCAGAACCCTACTACAACCCCCACAATGCACTGGGAGAGAGCGCACCAACACTTCAGAAACCAGCCAATCCCAGGCTTTATATGAGCAGGCCCGGATATGACTTCCAAGGATACCTGACCTCACCTTCATatcctgtgacctctgacctttgcgACCCTAG AGTGGCCCCGGTCCTGGGTTCCTCATCCTCCTCGTCTTCATCGTCAGCTCCTCTCTCCTCATCCTCCACCTCCTTTGACCCCCAGACAAAGACCTCTTCTGGATGGAAAGAACTGCTGAAGAACTCTGCCCCCTACAGTGACAACCACCATTACTACAGCACCGAGTACCCTTGCCGTTATGCCAGCAACACCCCAGGTTCGCCAGCAGCACTGCAGACCATCATTACAACGACAACCAAG GTCTCCTATCAACCATGTCCGAAGCCTCCTGCTGCTCTCCCTCCTTACCAGTCATGTCCCAAACCCTCTGTCGGCCTGCCCTCTTACCAGGCCTGCGCTCCCTCCAAACCTGCTGGCCTTCCTGGCTGCTCCTCCTTACTAGACGATCCCTCCTCATCCTCGTACTCCACCGAGGTGAAGGTGACAGAGGAGTCGGGCGGAGTCATCAAGTCTCTATCCTTCCAGCCTGAGCCTCTGCAGACCAAAACCGAACGGGCTGACGGCTACGACTACCGCTACTCGTACCCCAATACGTACCGCTACGATGACTACTGA